In the Halichoerus grypus chromosome 4, mHalGry1.hap1.1, whole genome shotgun sequence genome, one interval contains:
- the SFT2D3 gene encoding vesicle transport protein SFT2C has translation MADLHRQLQEYLAQGKAGGLAAAEPLLAAEKTEEPAAGAWLGRVGLRWTWARSPAEPTVGTGPACLPSVTRAQRLAASGVCLLLAALCFGLAALYAPVLLLRARKFALLWSLGSALALAGGTLLRGGAACGRLLRGEETPSRPALLYVVALGATLYAALGLRSTLLTALGACVQVAALLTVLFGLLPWGAGTALRVALGRLGPGAGLAKVLPV, from the coding sequence ATGGCGGACCTCCACCGCCAGCTGCAGGAGTACCTGGCGCAGGGTAAAGCCGGCGGGCTGGCGGCCGCGGAGCCGCTGCTCGCTGCGGAAAAGACGGAAGAGCCCGCGGCGGGGGCGTGGCTGGGCCGCGTGGGTCTGCGCTGGACGTGGGCGCGGAGCCCTGCGGAGCCAACGGTGGGGACAGGCCCAGCGTGCTTGCCTAGTGTGACGCGCGCGCAGCGGCTGGCGGCAAGCGGCGTGTGCCTGCTGCTGGCCGCGCTCTGCTTCGGCCTGGCCGCGCTCTACGCCCCCGTACTGCTGCTGCGCGCCCGGAAGTTCGCACTGCTCTGGTCGCTGGGCTCGGCGCTGGCGCTAGCGGGCGGGACGCTCCTGCGGGGCGGCGCGGCGTGCGGGCGCCTGCTGCGCGGCGAGGAGACGCCGTCGCGGCCCGCGCTGCTCTACGTGGTCGCGCTGGGCGCCACGCTGTACGCGGCCCTCGGGCTGCGCAGTACGTTGCTCACGGCGCTGGGTGCCTGCGTGCAGGTGGCCGCGCTGCTGACCGTGCTGTTCGGGCTTCTGCCCTGGGGTGCAGGCACGGCGCTGCGCGTAGCGCTCGGACGCCTGGGCCCGGGCGCCGGCCTCGCTAAGGTGCTGCCAGTGTGA